The Mammaliicoccus sciuri genome window below encodes:
- a CDS encoding ATP-binding protein, which produces MKSFNKLIIINFAIALVISLTIGFIINKNYTNRVNQRLETTKEIVNLKINTFINESNSISESLTTILSNSRNEKFINQFLKDNHIRYTWIDHIYILNDQKQIVYDSKGTDYTSLKDFNKYKFHFPFTANSSLSSENISLKNANTLLLTNHLKVQNKDYTVASEINMSSFKNEINLISKRYHIQVNGIDGTKIYQVGKEYKHSKSLTYLYDQLPISLTISGQYNFITRIILPILLIFLVVFLLLSIVTLIFKNRSERLEHEKVIEQANNEKLRLIGTLAANTAHEIKNPLTSINGFIELTRMKYDKDKQDHHFNIISEELDRINNIVTQFLFLGKPTNLAYSNVDINQSIKEVSQFLKYELEQHNINIALTLPDSPIYAFISEDQLKQILINLIQKAKDALLDVEQPEIEIQLQHTHANQATIIFKDNGAGMSKETQQKIFDPFFTTKESGSGLGLYLSKKLIEDWEGEISVFTNMTKGTTFMITIPTIKP; this is translated from the coding sequence ATGAAATCATTTAATAAATTAATCATCATTAATTTTGCTATCGCTTTAGTTATTTCATTAACTATCGGTTTTATTATAAATAAAAATTATACTAATAGAGTGAATCAAAGATTAGAAACGACAAAAGAAATTGTAAACTTAAAAATTAATACATTTATAAACGAATCAAATAGCATCTCTGAATCTTTAACGACTATTTTATCTAACAGCCGCAATGAAAAATTTATTAATCAATTTTTAAAAGATAATCACATTAGATATACTTGGATTGATCATATTTATATTTTGAATGATCAAAAACAAATTGTCTATGACTCTAAAGGCACTGATTATACCTCTCTTAAAGATTTTAACAAATATAAGTTTCATTTTCCTTTTACAGCCAATTCAAGTTTAAGTAGTGAAAATATTTCATTAAAAAATGCGAATACATTATTATTAACGAATCATTTAAAAGTTCAAAACAAAGACTACACTGTTGCTTCAGAAATCAATATGTCTTCATTCAAAAATGAAATTAATTTAATCTCTAAAAGATATCATATTCAAGTCAATGGTATCGATGGTACAAAAATTTATCAAGTTGGAAAAGAATATAAACACTCTAAATCCTTAACTTATTTATATGATCAATTACCTATCTCATTAACAATTAGCGGACAGTATAATTTTATAACGCGTATTATTTTACCGATTCTCTTAATATTTTTAGTGGTATTTTTATTATTATCTATTGTGACACTTATATTTAAAAATAGATCCGAACGATTAGAACATGAAAAAGTAATCGAACAAGCTAATAATGAAAAGCTTAGATTAATTGGTACACTCGCTGCTAATACAGCACACGAAATTAAAAATCCACTTACAAGCATTAATGGATTTATTGAACTAACGAGAATGAAATATGATAAAGATAAACAAGATCATCACTTTAATATCATTTCAGAAGAACTAGATAGAATTAACAATATCGTTACTCAATTTTTATTTTTAGGAAAGCCAACTAACCTTGCCTATTCAAATGTCGACATTAATCAATCTATCAAAGAAGTTTCTCAGTTTTTGAAATATGAACTTGAACAACATAACATAAATATTGCTTTAACATTACCTGATAGCCCTATCTATGCATTTATATCAGAAGATCAATTAAAACAAATTCTCATCAATCTTATTCAAAAGGCTAAAGATGCCTTATTAGACGTTGAACAACCAGAAATTGAAATTCAATTACAGCATACACATGCAAACCAAGCGACGATTATATTTAAAGATAACGGTGCCGGTATGTCTAAAGAGACACAACAAAAGATATTTGATCCTTTCTTTACAACGAAAGAATCTGGAAGTGGACTCGGTTTATATTTAAGTAAGAAACTCATAGAAGATTGGGAAGGTGAAATTAGCGTATTTACAAATATGACTAAAGGTACTACGTTTATGATCACCATACCTACTATAAAGCCATAA
- a CDS encoding TrkH family potassium uptake protein, producing the protein MSIIKYFFQKMTPQQGIVLYYLGAIIVAFLLLNLPYVVKPGVKIAPVDTLFVAVSGVSVTGLTPVTIEDTFTIFGQAIILIILNIGGIGVMAIGTLLWVILGKHIGLRERQLIMLDSNSNAMNGVVKLILDIVRTILMIEVIGAILLSFYFYKDIGSVKEAIHHGIFASISATTNGGLDITGDSLAPYANDYFVQTIIMLLIMLGAIGFPVLIEVKTYMKNTIPNFRFSLFTKIASATYLFLFLLGTIVIYLFEFSNAFKDISWHKALFYAMFQSSSTRSAGLSTIDFSHFTEATNFFLGGLMFIGSSPSSVGGGIRTTTFTILVLYLVNFSNGRTTIKAFNREIHPIDIQRSFAVISLALAITFVGVLSVVRFEDGKHDLLSIFFETMSAFGTCGLSMGITDGLQLGSKIVIMMLMFIGRVGLLCFVVMLGGKSTPDKFHYPKERIQIG; encoded by the coding sequence GTGTCCATTATAAAATACTTTTTTCAAAAAATGACTCCACAACAGGGTATCGTATTATATTATTTGGGCGCAATTATTGTCGCCTTTTTATTATTAAATTTACCTTATGTTGTTAAACCTGGTGTTAAAATCGCACCAGTCGATACATTATTTGTTGCTGTATCAGGTGTCAGCGTAACGGGTTTAACCCCTGTTACGATTGAAGATACATTTACCATATTTGGACAAGCTATCATCCTGATTATACTTAATATCGGTGGTATAGGTGTAATGGCTATTGGTACTTTACTTTGGGTCATTTTAGGTAAACATATCGGTTTACGTGAACGCCAATTAATTATGTTAGATAGTAATTCAAACGCTATGAATGGTGTCGTTAAGTTAATATTAGATATTGTGAGAACAATTTTAATGATTGAAGTTATTGGTGCGATATTGTTATCATTTTATTTCTATAAAGATATTGGATCGGTAAAAGAAGCAATACATCACGGTATATTTGCATCTATTTCAGCAACTACTAACGGTGGATTAGATATTACAGGTGATTCATTAGCACCATATGCGAATGATTATTTCGTTCAAACAATCATTATGTTACTTATTATGTTAGGTGCAATTGGTTTCCCTGTATTGATTGAAGTCAAAACATACATGAAAAATACAATCCCTAACTTTAGATTCTCGCTATTCACTAAAATTGCGAGTGCGACTTATTTATTTTTATTTTTACTCGGTACAATCGTCATTTATTTATTTGAATTTTCAAATGCATTTAAAGATATTTCGTGGCATAAAGCTTTATTCTATGCAATGTTCCAATCATCATCTACAAGAAGTGCTGGACTATCAACTATAGATTTTAGCCATTTTACTGAAGCGACCAACTTTTTCTTAGGTGGATTAATGTTTATAGGATCTTCACCTAGTTCAGTCGGCGGTGGTATAAGAACAACAACATTTACGATACTTGTCTTATACTTAGTGAACTTTAGTAATGGTCGAACAACTATAAAAGCTTTCAATAGAGAAATACATCCAATTGATATACAAAGATCATTTGCAGTTATTTCACTGGCATTAGCGATTACGTTTGTAGGTGTGTTATCTGTCGTTCGATTTGAAGATGGGAAACATGATTTGTTATCAATATTCTTTGAAACGATGTCAGCATTTGGGACATGTGGATTATCAATGGGTATTACAGATGGCTTACAATTAGGATCTAAAATCGTCATCATGATGTTGATGTTTATAGGTCGAGTAGGACTATTATGTTTCGTTGTCATGTTAGGTGGAAAATCAACACCTGATAAATTCCATTATCCTAAAGAACGTATACAAATTGGTTAA
- a CDS encoding S1C family serine protease, which translates to MSRKKHVIPRNEYKRQRREFFHNEEREKRIEQEKKEYEIKKANERELQKKNELRVKENMQKARIEKLTKEEIKKQEEESKSHPTIDLDDDRLAETHQEHSAQDEVLHNDEVQTNNKDSIINSEEEPEEIKYEKVSEQKQAETEKAFSKDNDFEINKQLGARHDEKVEQKSQNKNSFLNKFLTKIEKHWPIIAIILAIILIFILVWSIFQNVNPPNESRKSIEEKQSQKGFQKPITNVMEAVEKSKNSVVGVSHEDSDVSSKKESSAKEKEENSGVGSGVVYKVENKKAYIVTNAHVVSSDKKPIITTANGKKYDGKVLGSDQWSDIAVLTIPIEKTEDFKPIKFVDSDNLILGETAIVIGSPLGAEFQNSISSGVVSGLDRKVPVDFNGDDEYDWEIKAIQTDAAVNPGNSGGPILDSQGNLIGIVSLKIDMPNVEGMAFAIPSNDATDYINKLEKNGKIERPELGIMAQNYSKMSDSEKSQISLPDKYKSGMAITGVTKDGNADKAGVKLNDVIVGINDTKIENNLEFRKELYNNHKKGDSVNLKLIRDGKEITKKLTLK; encoded by the coding sequence ATGTCACGAAAAAAGCATGTCATTCCTAGAAATGAATATAAGAGACAGCGACGTGAATTTTTTCATAACGAAGAACGTGAAAAAAGAATCGAACAAGAGAAAAAAGAATATGAAATAAAAAAAGCTAATGAACGAGAACTTCAAAAGAAAAATGAATTACGTGTTAAAGAAAATATGCAAAAAGCACGTATTGAAAAATTAACGAAAGAAGAAATTAAAAAACAGGAAGAAGAATCAAAATCACATCCAACAATTGATTTAGATGATGACCGACTTGCTGAAACACATCAAGAACATAGTGCACAAGATGAAGTATTACATAATGATGAAGTTCAAACAAACAATAAAGATAGCATAATAAACTCAGAGGAAGAACCTGAAGAGATTAAATATGAAAAAGTAAGTGAACAAAAACAGGCAGAAACAGAAAAAGCTTTTTCTAAAGATAATGACTTTGAAATAAATAAGCAGCTCGGTGCAAGACATGATGAAAAAGTAGAACAAAAATCTCAAAATAAAAATAGTTTTCTTAATAAATTTTTAACTAAAATAGAAAAGCATTGGCCAATCATTGCGATTATTTTAGCAATCATATTAATATTTATTTTAGTATGGAGTATATTCCAAAATGTAAATCCTCCTAACGAAAGTAGAAAATCGATTGAAGAAAAACAATCTCAAAAAGGATTTCAAAAGCCTATTACGAATGTTATGGAAGCTGTAGAGAAATCTAAAAACTCAGTCGTAGGTGTATCTCATGAAGATTCAGATGTATCTAGTAAGAAAGAATCTTCAGCGAAGGAAAAAGAAGAAAATAGCGGCGTCGGTTCAGGCGTCGTATACAAAGTTGAAAATAAAAAAGCATACATAGTAACAAATGCACATGTTGTATCAAGTGATAAGAAACCAATTATTACAACAGCAAATGGTAAAAAGTATGATGGTAAAGTATTAGGATCAGATCAATGGTCTGATATAGCAGTCTTAACAATTCCAATTGAAAAAACTGAAGATTTTAAACCTATTAAATTTGTGGACTCAGACAATTTAATTTTAGGTGAAACAGCTATTGTAATAGGAAGTCCGTTAGGCGCTGAATTCCAAAATAGTATTTCTTCAGGTGTAGTTTCTGGACTAGATAGAAAAGTTCCTGTTGATTTTAATGGCGATGACGAGTATGATTGGGAAATTAAAGCTATTCAAACAGATGCTGCAGTCAATCCTGGTAACTCAGGCGGTCCTATATTAGACTCACAAGGTAATTTGATTGGTATTGTATCGTTGAAAATTGATATGCCTAATGTAGAAGGTATGGCTTTTGCAATTCCATCAAATGACGCTACTGACTACATTAATAAATTAGAGAAAAATGGTAAAATTGAACGTCCGGAATTAGGTATTATGGCTCAAAACTATTCTAAAATGAGTGATAGCGAAAAGTCACAAATATCTTTACCTGATAAATATAAATCAGGAATGGCAATTACAGGTGTTACAAAAGATGGTAATGCTGACAAAGCTGGCGTTAAACTTAATGATGTAATCGTTGGTATTAACGATACAAAAATTGAAAATAATCTTGAATTTAGAAAAGAATTATATAATAATCATAAAAAAGGCGACAGTGTTAACTTGAAGCTTATCCGAGATGGAAAAGAAATTACGAAAAAATTAACATTGAAATAA
- a CDS encoding TerC family protein, whose translation MDPSLLISYGWVLIVLIFLEGLLAADNAVVMAVMVKHLPEDLRKKALFYGLLGAFVFRFLSLFLISFLANFWPIQAAGALYLIYMSIKNLIDFKKHKGEELKTPDDVEAKDDFPESEFPSDGHGHHKLKKNFWLTVLKVEFADIAFAIDSMLAAFAIAVTLPAMGIHFGGMDAGQFGVMFVGGMIGVIIMRFAATYFVELLNKYPNLEAAAFGIVGWVGIKLFVIVLAHDEIGVLPHDFPHGILWQSIFWSVLLLLVIIGWITSVRNNKKTSN comes from the coding sequence ATGGATCCGAGTTTGTTAATCAGTTACGGCTGGGTATTAATTGTTTTAATTTTTCTTGAAGGATTATTAGCAGCAGATAATGCTGTTGTTATGGCCGTAATGGTCAAACATTTACCAGAAGATTTAAGGAAAAAAGCATTATTCTATGGATTATTAGGTGCCTTTGTATTTCGTTTCTTATCATTATTCTTAATTAGTTTCTTAGCAAACTTCTGGCCAATTCAAGCGGCAGGGGCATTGTACTTAATTTATATGTCCATTAAGAACTTGATAGACTTTAAAAAGCATAAAGGTGAAGAGCTCAAGACGCCAGATGACGTAGAAGCTAAAGATGATTTCCCTGAATCAGAATTTCCTTCAGATGGACATGGTCATCATAAATTGAAAAAGAATTTCTGGTTGACTGTACTCAAAGTAGAATTTGCAGATATCGCATTTGCAATTGATTCAATGTTAGCAGCATTTGCTATCGCAGTAACATTGCCGGCAATGGGTATCCACTTTGGTGGTATGGATGCTGGTCAATTCGGTGTTATGTTTGTCGGTGGTATGATTGGTGTTATTATTATGAGATTCGCAGCAACATACTTTGTAGAATTATTAAATAAATATCCAAACTTAGAAGCAGCAGCATTTGGTATTGTAGGTTGGGTAGGTATTAAACTGTTTGTTATCGTATTGGCACATGATGAAATTGGTGTATTACCACATGATTTCCCTCATGGCATACTATGGCAATCTATATTCTGGTCAGTTTTATTATTACTCGTTATTATTGGTTGGATCACTTCAGTACGTAATAATAAAAAGACATCAAATTAA